The Ornithorhynchus anatinus isolate Pmale09 chromosome 11, mOrnAna1.pri.v4, whole genome shotgun sequence genomic interval GGCAGGCCGTCCATCACCCCCGCGCTGCCCTTTCCTTCTCCGGGCCGGccggtggggagagaaatggccCCATTAGAAGGGCCTCGAGGCCccagggggtgggagcggggctaTAAAGGTCCCGGTGGACCTTTGGACCGGCCGGGCGGCGGCACCATGAGCGACGGAGCGGTCGGCGGAGGCCTGGAGGCCGTGGCCGAGAGCTACCGGCGCTTCCAGCCCCGCGCCTACCTGGTCAACAACTACCGGCCTCCTCGAGGGGACCTGAGCCGGCCCGACGGCGTGGGGCCCTGGAAGCTCGGCTGCCTGGCCCAGACCTTCGCCAGCGGTGAGAGGTCGGGCGGGGAGGGCACGGGGGACGGGGGCGCGGGTGGGGGCCCCGGGACCCAGGCGTCCGGCTTCCCTCCCCCAGGGGAAGTCCGAGGCCGCAGCCTGCTGGACGTGGGCTCCGGCCCCACCGTGTACCAGCTGCTCAGCGCCTGTGCCCACTTCGAGGACATCACCATGACGGACTTCCTGGAGGTGAATCGCCGGGAGCTGAGGGACTGGCTGTGCCGGGACCCCGGGGCCTTCGACTGGAGCCCCTACAGTCGCCACGTCTGCCTGATCGAGGGCAAAGGGTGAGGGGGCGACGCCGGGCATCGAAGGGGGGGGCGCGGCACCCCGGGTGgacagggcccgggcttgggaggtcagaggtcgtgggttccaatcccggctctgccacttgtctgctgggtgaccgggggcgactCACTtcgccgctctgggcctcagttccctcatctgtaaaatggggatggaggctgcgaggcccaaaggggacagggactgggtttctctgtctccccccaccaccccatcccggcgctcagtatagcgcctggagcatagtaataatgatgatgttggtatttgttaagcgcttactatgtgccaagcactgttctaagcgctggggtagatacagggtaatcaggtcccacgcggggctcacagtcttaatccccattttccagatgaggtaagtgaggcacagagaggttgtgacttgctcgctttccgccgagccacgctgcttccatcactattagagaagcagcgtggctgagtggaaagggcttgggagtcagaggacgtggattctaattccggcttggccacttgtcagctgtgtgacctcgggcaagccgcttctctgtggctcggttacttcatctgtaaaagggggatgaagactgagagcaccTGGcacaatccgattagcttgtccctaccccaccgcccagaacagagcttggcacatagtaagggcttaacagggaCCGTTATTTTTAGGGTAGGCCGcaccgaggggagggggcgggcggtgcCCGGCTGTGATGCCCCAGGGGAGGCCGGACGGCCTGTCCTGCTCACgatgccccccgccctccctcttaCCCCTCGCAGCGAGACCTGGCAGGACAAGGAGCGCCAACTGcgggagagggtgaagagggtgCTGCCCATCGACGTGCACCAGGACCAGCCGCTGGGCTCTGCGGGGGCGGGCACGGTACCCGTGGACGCCCTGGTGTCCGCCTTCTGCCTGGAGGCGGTGAGCCCGGACAAGGCCAGCTTCCAGCGGGCCCTGGACCACATCACCACCCTGCTCCGGCCCGGCGGGCACCTGCTCCTCATCGGTGCCCTAGAGGAATCCTTCTACCTGGCGGGCTCTGCCCGCCTGGCCGTGGTGCccttgaaggaggaggaggtccggGAGGCCCTGGCCCGCAGCGGCTATGGCATCCGGGATTTCCGCACCTATTCGATGCCCGCCAGTTTGCAGACGGGGGTCGACGATGTCCGCGGGGTCTTCTTCGCTTGGGCTCAGAAGGGGGCGGCGCCCTAAACCCGGGAGGGGGTCCCACCgtgcccccctctcctcctcccgcctctgggcaTCCTGTCtcgccctctccccatcctccaatACAGTTTCGTGCTCTTCCCCATCCTGCCGCTCGTCCTTTTTCATTGTCAGGGGGCGAGACTGGGGGAGAAAAGGCGGGGGTCCCtaaatggggaggggtgggctgtCCCGGGGGGCGCAGCACCCCCCCGACCCACCCGAGATGGAACGGCCCCTCGGAAAACTGGATCCGGGGGGTCGCTGGATGAGAGGGAGACGGGGTCGGCAGGTCCTGCGGTTTATTCTCACAGATGAGGACCCCCCAGGAGGCCCTGGGGAGGGACAGACTGACCGAGGGACCGTCCCCTCGcccttgggaggaggagagggttagtGTTTGATGCCCAGCGCTTTCCGAGGGCCAGACTGCGGCTGTCCACAAAGTCCCCGTCTGGTCCTCGGCCTGGGCCCGAGGCCGGATTGCGACCGTGGTGCCAACAactgcgggggtggggaggggtcaccTTGAGCTGGGCCCAGGCCCAGCTGCTCTGGCATGGCCCTGTGCCCACACTGGACCCGTCTTAAAACAGACGTGACCTTTGGCGGGGGGAGGGTTGTGGGGCACAGAGGAACAGAGCCCATATTCCTCTCGGTATAATCAGCACCCCCGCCCGGGGAcgaggggagggtggaaaggtGATAATCCCGGGAAGGTTGGCACTGTGGTGGGACCCGGGTGGGGCTCCCGGCGGAGCCCAGTCTGAGAGGGCGCGGCTGGGGGGAGGGCTGCTGGTCTCAGGCCCCTCTCTGGcttgggccgggggtgggagggggtatcGCCGCACGGTCAGGTCGGTGGTGCAAACCGGGAGCTCGGGGGCAGAAATGCCCCGGTTGGCATCGTGCcagctgaccccccccccccacaagtgCTGGGGAGCCCGCGGGAACAGCGAAGTCAAGCATTGGGTCTACTGGGGTGCTAGAAGCAAGACAGGGGGGCTATGAGGGATGGTAAACACCCCTTACCCCCTTTAGGCACACATACCCCGCTCCCTTCACACCACCTGTTTTCCAGTCTTGCCCGTTAGGCATGGGGGGGGCGACTGAGGGAGGCTAATGGGCTTcccacggaggggaggggggtgatagatgagaccaagagttgccccctccccagttgcccccagtcccctccccaggTCCTGGTCTGGAGCAAAAACGGGGGCCTACTGCCACCTTGTGGTCCAGGGTCTCCCCTAGTGGTCCAGGGTCCCCCGTGAccaggaggtgggcagagagggggagaggggctggaggggcagaGCACACGCGAGGGCTGCTGAGGAGTTTGTGCATAACTCCGAAAAGccccccggcctcttcccacccgggccggggggctgagGTCCGGTGTCGCCGGGTCACGGAAAAAGCCGGAAGCGTCACGAAGGCGTAGAGGGGGTCTGAGAGGGGGGGTCTTCCCTGGGGGAACCCCTAGTTGGCcggagggagtcgggggtcgaGGTGGAATGGCAACCCCCGTGGTCCGACAGCAGGAAGCCAAAGGGAACCCAGGCGTCGGGTCCCGAGCGCGgccgtgggggagggggacggctcCAGCCGCGGCCCCTTCAGTCCATCTTCAGTCCGTCGTCAGTTGTCCTGAGCAGGTACAGGCTGTCGTCCACCAGGAAGCTGCGGGGAGAGAGTGAgggccgggagggccgggccgggacccTTCCCGCtgggcccccggagccccccgccccccgggcccgggctgaccTGTAGAAGAGCACGTGGACGGGGATGGTGCTGATGTGCCACAGCGCGTGAGCGTCCAGGACCCAGAAGATGGGCGGGAAATCGAGGAGCTCCAACAGGGCCAGCCCCTGCAGCAGCACCACCACCACGGCACACTTCCACACGTGGGGCAGGCGTGGGACGTTCCTCAGGCACCAGCCCAGCCACCACACCAGATTCACCAGGCCTGGGGGCAGCAGGGACGGGCTGTGGTGCGTATACACTCacacgctcacctcctccaagaggccttccctaactaaacccttctttcctcttctgcgtcaccccgcctcccagccccacagcactcacctccatatctgtcactgatttatttctattaacgtctgtctcctcctctagactgtaagcttgcggaggaccggggatgtgtctgtttattgtcgtactgtactgttcccggcgcttagtacagtgctccgcacaaagtaagccctccataaatacgactgacacacacacacacacgctcgcgCCGGGCCCGCCCACGTGCGCCCGGCCTCACCGAAGCCCACGTTGGCTGCCATGTTGTAGCCGTAGTCGAAGCGGACGAGGGTCAGGTAGGCCACGTGcccggccagcagcagcagcaggacgcCCCCGAACGCGCTGGCCAGGGCTGGGCGCCGGAGTCCCAGCGTCCTGCGGGCagagccggcccggggcccggggagacCTTCACGGTCCCGCCGGCCGGAGGGGTGGACCTGCCGGCCGGACGTCTCCtcccagaccctccccctcccatcctacccccacccccgggggccaGCTCACCTCACGCAGCACAGGTAGATGGAGTGCAGGATCACGGCCGAGGCACAGAAGTAATCCATTTTctgtgggggcgggtggggggaacaGCTCGATGGGATGGGGGCCGAGATTAGAGGTGGACCCGCCTATCGTCTGGGGCGGAGGGGACTCCCACACCCCCGGTCTGTGGGGCCGGTTAGAGGCGGACCGGAGCCCGAGCGGGGAGGGGTGTGTGGCGGGGGTGGCCTCACCTCGGTCAGACTGGTGTCCCGCGTGTGAAACACCGTCGACCAGAACCAGGCGTTGAGAGAGACCTGTCGGGGAGAAGGAAGCCAtcactggggagggaggaggcgggcctggTCTGCCCTGCCAGTCTCCTGCTTCACCCCCAAACTGGGACACGGGGGCAGtgtgggttggggggcaggggatgggctgCCTAGTCTCT includes:
- the PNMT gene encoding phenylethanolamine N-methyltransferase, which translates into the protein MAPLEGPRGPRGWERGYKGPGGPLDRPGGGTMSDGAVGGGLEAVAESYRRFQPRAYLVNNYRPPRGDLSRPDGVGPWKLGCLAQTFASGEVRGRSLLDVGSGPTVYQLLSACAHFEDITMTDFLEVNRRELRDWLCRDPGAFDWSPYSRHVCLIEGKGETWQDKERQLRERVKRVLPIDVHQDQPLGSAGAGTVPVDALVSAFCLEAVSPDKASFQRALDHITTLLRPGGHLLLIGALEESFYLAGSARLAVVPLKEEEVREALARSGYGIRDFRTYSMPASLQTGVDDVRGVFFAWAQKGAAP
- the PGAP3 gene encoding post-GPI attachment to proteins factor 3 isoform X2 — translated: MAGREALLAAVVAAAALASASASQGDREPVYRDCVLKCEERNCSGPGLRHFRSQQPIYMRLAGWTCRDDCLYECMWLTVGLYLREGYSVPQFHGKVSLNAWFWSTVFHTRDTSLTEKMDYFCASAVILHSIYLCCVRTLGLRRPALASAFGGVLLLLLAGHVAYLTLVRFDYGYNMAANVGFGLVNLVWWLGWCLRNVPRLPHVWKCAVVVVLLQGLALLELLDFPPIFWVLDAHALWHISTIPVHVLFYSFLVDDSLYLLRTTDDGLKMD
- the PGAP3 gene encoding post-GPI attachment to proteins factor 3 isoform X1, whose amino-acid sequence is MAGREALLAAVVAAAALASASASQGDREPVYRDCVLKCEERNCSGPGLRHFRSQQPIYMRLAGWTCRDDCLYECMWLTVGLYLREGYSVPQFHGKWPFSRFLFFQEPASALASFFNGLANLVMLSRYRTAVPAASPMYPTCVAFASVSLNAWFWSTVFHTRDTSLTEKMDYFCASAVILHSIYLCCVRTLGLRRPALASAFGGVLLLLLAGHVAYLTLVRFDYGYNMAANVGFGLVNLVWWLGWCLRNVPRLPHVWKCAVVVVLLQGLALLELLDFPPIFWVLDAHALWHISTIPVHVLFYSFLVDDSLYLLRTTDDGLKMD